One Burkholderia cepacia genomic window carries:
- a CDS encoding DUF4148 domain-containing protein: MKSLVSAVVAAVALSASFGAFAQSTVTRAQVKNELVQLEQAGYKPSQSSPYYPADIQAAQARVHGADNSGYGAQAAPVVQGGAPAINARNPRDSVYFGH; encoded by the coding sequence ATGAAATCGCTCGTTTCCGCAGTCGTTGCCGCTGTCGCCCTGTCCGCTTCGTTCGGCGCATTCGCCCAAAGCACCGTGACCCGCGCGCAAGTGAAGAACGAACTGGTTCAGCTCGAACAAGCCGGCTACAAGCCGAGCCAGTCGAGCCCGTACTACCCCGCCGACATCCAGGCCGCGCAAGCCCGCGTGCACGGTGCCGACAACAGCGGCTACGGTGCGCAGGCCGCACCGGTCGTCCAGGGCGGCGCCCCGGCGATCAACGCACGCAACCCGCGCGACTCGGTCTACTTCGGCCACTAA
- a CDS encoding GGDEF domain-containing protein, translating to MIRLGLTSKLSVLFACIGVIASGTTGYYAYRANRAMLVQEAQHSLLMSTQLLGQRFTAVLSDVADDALVLATMPSSPDVASGNEAGDGQRLRLEQVFYSFMRNHPEYLQIRLIARGDFGLERIRVDRDAHGIVVLPDSAFQEKGQFSYVFDTLATAPGHIYLSPIVINHETGTHAAEGLPILRVGTPVVDASGQTVGALVIDIDLTRVFARLERDLPESYLVYLANEWGDFLVHPDPSQTFGFDRGRRVLMQDRFAVTRALFDEARTHATINGLADPEQAIGQMFAFARTPFGHDEGNRFVVLGMGRPLADVLAPAGMLGERIIRMVLVSSLMAVILAILFARAITRPLQTLARAATHVFDDPAAEQLPVGRADEIGVLARCFDSMRVEIRTQVAMLRAKQLELTHLAGHDMLTGLPNRMLFMERLDGAIRHAASTNEGLAIMFVDLDRFKQINDQHGHSAGDRALVAVAKRLSLVLRGGDMVARLGGDEFIVLIADVRSPAVIGDVASRIQLVMAEELEFGDRRMAVGASIGVSEFPADGASGEELLVKADAAMYAAKASAQCAYVRYQDLVAGACADGARHVRS from the coding sequence ATGATCCGGCTCGGGCTCACATCGAAACTGTCGGTGCTGTTCGCCTGCATCGGCGTGATCGCGTCCGGCACGACCGGCTATTACGCGTATCGAGCGAACCGCGCGATGCTCGTGCAGGAGGCGCAGCACAGCCTGCTGATGTCGACGCAACTGCTCGGGCAACGCTTCACCGCCGTGCTGTCCGACGTCGCGGACGATGCGCTGGTGCTCGCGACGATGCCGTCGTCGCCGGACGTCGCGAGCGGCAACGAGGCGGGCGACGGGCAGCGCCTGCGGCTCGAGCAGGTGTTCTACAGCTTCATGCGAAATCACCCGGAGTACCTGCAGATCCGCCTGATCGCGCGCGGGGATTTCGGGCTCGAACGCATTCGCGTCGATCGCGACGCGCACGGCATCGTCGTGCTGCCGGACAGCGCGTTCCAGGAGAAAGGACAGTTTTCCTACGTATTCGATACGCTCGCGACGGCACCGGGTCATATCTACCTGTCGCCGATCGTGATCAACCACGAAACGGGAACGCACGCGGCCGAGGGGCTGCCGATCCTGCGCGTGGGCACGCCGGTCGTCGACGCGTCGGGCCAGACGGTCGGCGCACTCGTGATCGACATCGACCTGACGCGCGTGTTTGCGCGGCTCGAGCGCGATCTGCCGGAAAGCTATCTCGTGTATCTCGCGAACGAGTGGGGCGATTTCCTCGTGCACCCCGATCCGTCGCAGACGTTCGGCTTCGATCGCGGGCGGCGCGTGCTGATGCAGGACCGCTTCGCCGTCACGCGCGCACTGTTCGACGAGGCGCGCACGCATGCGACGATCAACGGCCTCGCGGATCCCGAGCAGGCGATCGGGCAGATGTTCGCGTTCGCGCGCACGCCGTTCGGGCACGACGAGGGCAACCGCTTCGTCGTGCTCGGGATGGGGCGCCCGCTGGCCGACGTGCTGGCGCCGGCCGGCATGCTCGGCGAACGGATCATCCGGATGGTGCTCGTGTCGAGCCTGATGGCGGTCATTCTCGCGATCCTGTTCGCGCGTGCGATCACGCGGCCGCTGCAGACGCTCGCGCGCGCCGCGACGCACGTGTTCGACGATCCGGCCGCCGAGCAGCTGCCGGTCGGGCGCGCCGACGAGATCGGCGTGCTCGCGCGCTGTTTCGACAGCATGCGCGTCGAGATCCGCACGCAGGTCGCGATGCTGCGCGCGAAGCAGCTGGAGCTCACCCATCTCGCCGGGCACGACATGCTCACGGGTCTGCCGAACCGGATGCTGTTCATGGAGCGGCTCGACGGCGCGATCCGTCACGCGGCGTCGACGAACGAAGGGCTCGCGATAATGTTCGTCGATCTCGACCGCTTCAAGCAGATCAACGACCAGCACGGGCACTCGGCCGGCGACCGCGCGCTCGTCGCGGTGGCCAAGCGGCTGAGCCTCGTGCTGCGCGGCGGCGACATGGTCGCGCGGCTCGGCGGCGACGAATTCATCGTGCTGATCGCGGACGTGCGCTCACCGGCGGTGATCGGCGACGTCGCGTCGCGCATCCAGCTCGTGATGGCTGAAGAACTGGAGTTCGGCGACCGGCGCATGGCCGTCGGCGCGAGCATCGGCGTCAGCGAGTTTCCGGCCGACGGCGCGTCCGGCGAGGAACTGCTCGTCAAGGCCGACGCGGCGATGTACGCGGCGAAGGCGTCCGCGCAATGCGCTTACGTGCGCTACCAGGACCTGGTCGCCGGCGCATGCGCGGACGGCGCGCGGCATGTGCGTTCGTAG